A genomic window from Lotus japonicus ecotype B-129 chromosome 1, LjGifu_v1.2 includes:
- the LOC130731106 gene encoding uncharacterized protein LOC130731106, translated as MPSNPSSLTFAALSSSLSLKCTEAVESSVSLDGLKESSSSYTSSNVGCFPFFFPVTTTCTLPTVGSLAATPSAMGSLAATSFTSPFAMASLSPLASTFAAASTLPLSTTVSLSSSLSRSNNTGLFVGENFSTQKLSRPGNFSGASTCFLDGGLNGWFFFFGGSTATCFPLFFGSFASPFFFVASTATCFPLFFEPSNCLSLFFGSPD; from the exons ATGCCTTCAAATCCGTCATCATTAACCTTTGCAGCTCTTTCCTCTTCACTATCACTGAAATGTACAGAAGCTGTGGAATCCTCAGTGTCACTTGATGGATTGAAagaatcatcatcttcatatacATCATCAAATGTAGGATGTTTTCCATTCTTCTTTCCAGTAACAACCACATGCACATTGCCAACAGTTGGATCATTGGCAGCAACTCCATCAGCAATGGGATCATTGGCAGCAACTTCATTTACATCTCCATTTGCAATGGCATCATTGTCACCACTAGCATCTACATTTGCAGCAGCATCTACATTACCATTATCAACAACGGTCTCCCTTTCATCATCACTATCTAGAAGCAACAATACAG GCCTCTTTGTTGGAGAAAATTTTTCAACACAAAAATTATCAAGACCAGGTAACTTCAGTGGTGCATCCACTTGCTTCTTGGATGGAGGTTTAAATGGCtggtttttcttctttggaggctCCACAGCCACTTGCTTCCCCTTGTTCTTTGGTTCTTTTGCTTCTCCTTTCTTCTTTGTAGCCTCCACAGCCACTTGCTTCCCTCTCTTCTTTGAACCATCCAACTGCTTGTCCTTATTCTTTGGATCACCTGATTGA
- the LOC130726623 gene encoding uncharacterized protein LOC130726623 — protein sequence MEEGTYEVHGGGAENVLPQYDDAFDGDHEMEATWEDEELHSMSEGDDDDVIVRNRSMRFHDEDMRAEFNFRVGMEFISLEEFKVAAKDHAVLTGREIYFPKNDTTRVRAACKKDCKWVMLCSKVGGRQTFAIKTLSGPHTCARVFNNKNATSKFVAKKLVEKLRGSRTMRLNDVVDEMRLGFSTGITRYRAWKGRQLALQIVEGDASKQYTLLYKFSAELRRVCAGNTCKMQLENPAGSIQPRFGRFYMCLEGCKRGFLQGCRPFIGLDGCHLKTMYGGILLCAVARDPNDQNFPLAFAVVESECKESWQWFLDLLLLDIGPDRRWIFISDQQKVK from the coding sequence ATGGAAGAAGGTACCTATGAAGTACATGGTGGTGGGGCAGAAAATGTGCTTCCTCAATATGATGACGCTTTTGATGGTGACCATGAAATGGAGGCTACTTGGGAAGATGAAGAGTTACATAGTATGtctgaaggtgatgatgatgatgttattGTGAGGAACAGGAGTATGAGGTTTCATGATGAGGATATGAGGGCAGAATTTAACTTTAGAGTAGGTATGGAATTTATTTCATTGGAAGAGTTTAAGGTTGCTGCTAAGGACCATGCTGTCCTCACGGGAAGGGAGATTTATTTCCCCAAAAATGACACAACCAGGGTTAGGGCTGCTTGCAAGAAGGATTGTAAATGGGTTATGTTGTGTAGCAAAGTGGGTGGGAGACAAACTTTTGCAATTAAGACATTGAGTGGCCCTCATACTTGTGCCAGAGTATTCAACAATAAGAATGCTACTTCCAAATTTGTTGCTAAGAAATTGGTGGAGAAACTGAGGGGTTCAAGGACAATGAGGCTCAATGATGTTGTTGATGAGATGAGGTTGGGTTTTTCCACTGGCATCACAAGGTATAGAGCTTGGAAGGGAAGACAGCTTGCTTTGCAGATAGTTGAGGGAGATGCAAGCAAACAATACACATTGCTATATAAATTCAGTGCTGAACTGAGGAGGGTTTGTGCAGGAAATACATGCAAAATGCAGTTGGAGAATCCTGCTGGAAGCATACAACCTAGGTTTGGCAGATTCTATATGTGTCTAGAAGGTTGTAAGAGGGGATTTCTTCAGGGTTGTAGACCCTTTATTGGATTAGATGGTTGTCATCTAAAGACAATGTATGGAGGTATTCTCTTATGTGCTGTAGCAAGGGATCCTAATGACCAAAACTTTCCCTTGGCTTTTGCTGTAGTGGAGTCAGAGTGCAAGGAAAGCTGGCAGTGGTTCCTTGATCTGCTACTGCTTGATATTGGTCCAGATAGAAGGTGGATCTTCATATCTGACCAACAGAAGGTaaagtaa
- the LOC130726612 gene encoding LOW QUALITY PROTEIN: cellulose synthase-like protein D5 (The sequence of the model RefSeq protein was modified relative to this genomic sequence to represent the inferred CDS: deleted 1 base in 1 codon; substituted 2 bases at 2 genomic stop codons), which produces MRLTSPVPRASHPPAIDPTLWLVPGRGFGTVYWPKHIRQARRPLAYTSQVPDRILYPYRWLILLRLVALGYFLTWRVRHPNHEAMCLWGMSITCELWFAFSWLLDQLPKLCPVNRLTFAVALKERFQTPKGRLDIPGVDVFVSTLDPVKEPPLVTANTILSILAVDYPVEKVACYLSDDGGSLLTFEALAETAKFARAWVPFCRKHQIEPRIPEAYFRQKHDFLKAKVRLDFMRERKAVHRGYDEFKLRINSLPESIRIRSNANNAHEELQAKKKQMEAGSSVTEPIKVPKATWMSDGSHWPGTWASAEPEHSKGDHAGIIKVVLAPPNVEPEFGKEADGENLIDSTDVDIRLPMLVYVSREKRPGYDHKKKAGAMNALVRTSAIMSNGPFILNLDFDHHIYNSLAIGRGMCFMLAMGGDNICYVQFPQRFEGIDHIDRYANHNPVFFEVGMRAFDGLQGPIYVGTDCILRRTALYGFSPPKPTKHLSKKEDEVVVLIDPHDDDADIKYRFGNSTSLAASIPVAEYQGSYLKDFEVNGSHVWPRPACSLAVARKPVARKPLDDATVSEAMGVISCFYEDKTEWGKGVGWIYGFVTGDVVTGYKMHDRGWSSVYCVTNAFRATAPINLSDGLHQVLRWATGSVEIFFSKNNALLASSRMKFLQKVAYFNLGMYPLTSMFLIIYCFLPAISLLSGQFIVQSLNTAFLVSLLGITITQYWIALFEIKWSGITLHDWWRNKQFWLIGGTSAHHAAVLQGLLKVIAGVDISKSATPEIGDDEFADLYKSKWSFLMIPPITIILVHMIAIAIGVYRTLYSPFPQWSTLVGGVFFSFLVLCHLYPFAKGLLGRKGXIPTISVHIXSGLLSIIIYLLWVYMNPPSGTTQDYMNFQLP; this is translated from the exons ATGAGGCTAACAAGTCCCGTGCCACGTGCCTCCCATCCACCTGCCATTGACCCCACTCTCTGGTTAGTTCCAGGCCGTGGCTTTGGAACCGTTTATTGGCCTAAACATATACGCCAAGCTCGTAGACCCTTGGCCTATACGTCTCAAGTTCCAGATCGCATTCTCTACCCATATAG gtGGCTTATTCTGCTGCGTCTTGTTGCTCTTGGTTATTTCCTTACATGGAGGGTTAGACACCCCAACCATGAGGCAATGTGCTTGTGGGGAATGTCCATAACTTGTGAGCTTTGGTTTGCTTTTTCATGGCTTCTTGATCAGCTCCCTAAGCTCTGCCCGGTGAACAGGCTTACTTTTGCGGTTGCTCTGAAAGAGCGGTTTCAGACCCCGAAAGGGAGGCTTGATATCCCAGGGGTTGATGTCTTTGTTTCCACACTAGACCCTGTAAAAGAGCCTCCTCTTGTTACTGCAAATACCATTCTTTCTATTCTGGCAGTTGATTATCCTGTGGAAAAGGTTGCTTGTTACTTGTCTGATGATGGTGGCTCTCTGTTGACATTTGAAGCTCTTGCTGAGACTGCTAAATTTGCAAGGGCGTGGGTTCCTTTCTGCAGAAAGCACCAAATAGAGCCCAGAATTCCTGAAGCATATTTTCGACAAAAGCATGATTTTCTCAAGGCTAAGGTGCGGTTAGACTTTATGAGGGAGAGGAAAGCCGTGCATAGGGGATATGATGAATTCAAATTGAGAATAAATTCCTTACCAGAATCCATAAGAATAAGATCAAATGCTAACAATGCTCATGAGGAGTTACAAGCCAAGAAGAAGCAGATGGAAGCTGGTTCCAGTGTCACAGAACCAATTAAGGTTCCTAAAGCAACATGGATGTCTGATGGTTCTCATTGGCCAGGAACATGGGCATCAGCTGAACCTGAACATTCAAAAGGAGACCATGCTGGTATAATTAAG GTAGTGTTAGCTCCACCAAATGTGGAACCAGAATTTGGTAAAGAAGCTGATGGAGAGAACTTGATTGACTCAACAGATGTTGATATTAGGTTGCCTATGCTTGTTTATGTGTCCCGTGAGAAGAGACCAGGATATGATCACAAGAAGAAAGCAGGAGCCATGAATGCTCTTGTTCGCACTAGTGCCATCATGTCCAATGGTCCATTCATTCTGAATCTAGACTTTGATCATCACATCTACAACTCCTTGGCCATTGGGCGAGGTATGTGCTTCATGCTTGCCATGGGTGGTGATAATATATGCTATGTTCAATTCCCTCAAAGGTTTGAGGGAATTGACCACATTGATCGATATGCAAATCACAACCCAGTGTTCTTTGAAGTGGGCATGAGAGCTTTTGATGGCTTACAAGGTCCAATATATGTCGGAACAGATTGCATACTCAGAAGAACAGCTCTTTATGGCTTTAGTCCTCCTAAACCTACAAAACATTTGTCAAAAAAGGAAGATGAAGTAGTTGTGCTAATTGATCCACATGATGATGATGCAGATATTAAGTACAGGTTTGGCAATTCTACTTCTCTAGCTGCATCCATTCCTGTGGCAGAATACCAGGGAAGCTATCTTAAAGACTTTGAAGTAAACGGATCGCATGTATGGCCAAGGCCAGCATGTTCTCTTGCTGTGGCTCGCAAACCTGTGGCTCGCAAACCATTAGATGATGCTACTGTTTCAGAGGCAATGGGTGTCATATCTTGTTTCTATGAGGATAAAACTGAATGGGGAAAAGGAGTGGGGTGGATATATGGTTTCGTTACAGGAGATGTGGTGACTGGTTACAAAATGCACGATAGAGGGTGGAGCTCTGTATACTGTGTGACCAATGCTTTTAGAGCAACAGCTCCAATCAACCTATCAGACGGGCTGCATCAGGTGCTTCGATGGGCAACAGGTTCTGTTGAGATTTTCTTCTCAAAGAACAATGCATTATTGGCCAGTTCTAGAATGAAGTTCTTGCAAAAGGTGGcatatttcaatttgggaatgtACCCTCTCACTTCAATGTTTCTGATTATCTATTGCTTTCTTCCTGCAATATCCCTACTCTCAGGACAGTTTATAGTCCAATCCCTCAACACAGCTTTTCTAGTGTCCTTGCTGGGAATCACAATCACACAGTATTGGATTGCACTGTTTGAGATCAAGTGGTCAGGAATCACTCTACATGACTGGTGGAGAAACAAACAGTTCTGGTTAATTGGTGGAACAAGTGCCCATCATGCCGCTGTTTTACAAGGGTTGTTGAAGGTGATAGCAGGAGTAGACATCTCAAAATCAGCCACTCCAGAAATTGGAGATGATGAGTTTGCTGATCTTTATAAGTCAAAGTGGAGCTTTCTAATGATCCCTCCAATTACCATTATTTTGGTGCACATGATTGCTATTGCTATAGGCGTATACAGGACTCTGTACAGCCCATTTCCACAATGGAGTACCCTTGTTGGAGGGGTGTTTTTTAGCTTCTTGGTCTTGTGTCATCTTTACCCCTTTGCAAAGGGACTGTTGGGAAGGAAAGGGTAAATTCCAACCATT TCTGTCCATATTTAGTCTGGATTGCTCTCCATTATTATCTATTTGCTTTGGGTTTACATGAACCCTCCTTCTGGAACAACACAAGATTACATGAATTTCCAGTTGCCTTAG